The following coding sequences lie in one Acropora palmata chromosome 3, jaAcrPala1.3, whole genome shotgun sequence genomic window:
- the LOC141875658 gene encoding deubiquitinase OTUD6B-like isoform X2 has product MADEEEETPQERLRQKHKKEEKELRAKIQSMKHSVPKGDKKKKKEVTLDIARLEEELKERFKRELEELSEKHLPEASNSVSDVTEMIWSVTVTEPQTRISKAQKRRDKKAAKEREREQRIAEAEMENVHSARNVENEKLKEILVAKGLAIKEINPDGHCLYNAIADQLSRQKQQMEMKTLRRLAAEFMQSHEEDFLPFLTDAKTGDSFTLDQYAQYCEEIMSTAAWGGHLEIQALSQALKIPIDVYQANTPMIRTGEEYDCQPILLSYHHHAYSLGEHYNSVIPSEESLER; this is encoded by the exons ATGGCGGACGAAGAGGAAGAAACACCCCAAGAACGTCTTcgtcaaaaacacaaaaaggaagagaaagaaCTGCGAG ccaaaatACAGTCAATGAAACATTCAGTACCAAAGGGggacaagaagaagaagaaggaagtAACCTTAGATATTGCAAGGCTTGAAGAAGAGCTAAAAGAAAGATTTAAGAGAGAGCTTGAAGAATTGTCTGAAAAACATTTACCT gaAGCTTCTAACTCTGTGTCTGATGTCACTGAGATGATATGGTCAGTAACAGTTACAGAACCACAGACAAGAATTTCGAAAGCTCAGAAAAGAAGG GACAAAAAAGCTGCCAAGGAAAGGGAAAGAGAACAGAGAATTGCTGAAGCTGAGATGGAAAATGTGCACAGTGCAAGAAacgttgaaaatgaaaagttaaagGAAATCTTGGTAGCAAAAGGCTTAGCAATAAAAGAG ataAATCCAGATGGACACTG TTTGTACAATGCAATAGCTGACCAGTTGTCCAGACAGAAGCAACAG ATGGAGATGAAAACATTAAGGAGACTTGCGGCAGAATTTATGCAGAGCCATGAAGAggattttcttcctttcttgaCTGATGCAAAAACTGGTGATTCCTTCACATTAG ACCAATATGCCCAATACTGTGAAGAGATTATGAGCACAGCTGCTTGGGGAGGACACCTGGAG ATCCAGGCCTTATCTCAAGCACTGAAGATACCAATCGACGTTTATCAAGCAAATACGCCGATGATAAGAACAGGAGAGGAATACGACTGTCAACCTATTTTATTATC GTATCATCATCATGCGTATAGCCTTGGTGAACATTATAATTCGGTGATTCCTTCGGAAGAAAGCTTGGAAAGGTAG
- the LOC141875658 gene encoding deubiquitinase OTUD6B-like isoform X1 translates to MKHSVPKGDKKKKKEVTLDIARLEEELKERFKRELEELSEKHLPEASNSVSDVTEMIWSVTVTEPQTRISKAQKRRDKKAAKEREREQRIAEAEMENVHSARNVENEKLKEILVAKGLAIKEINPDGHCLYNAIADQLSRQKQQMEMKTLRRLAAEFMQSHEEDFLPFLTDAKTGDSFTLDQYAQYCEEIMSTAAWGGHLEIQALSQALKIPIDVYQANTPMIRTGEEYDCQPILLSYHHHAYSLGEHYNSVIPSEESLER, encoded by the exons ATGAAACATTCAGTACCAAAGGGggacaagaagaagaagaaggaagtAACCTTAGATATTGCAAGGCTTGAAGAAGAGCTAAAAGAAAGATTTAAGAGAGAGCTTGAAGAATTGTCTGAAAAACATTTACCT gaAGCTTCTAACTCTGTGTCTGATGTCACTGAGATGATATGGTCAGTAACAGTTACAGAACCACAGACAAGAATTTCGAAAGCTCAGAAAAGAAGG GACAAAAAAGCTGCCAAGGAAAGGGAAAGAGAACAGAGAATTGCTGAAGCTGAGATGGAAAATGTGCACAGTGCAAGAAacgttgaaaatgaaaagttaaagGAAATCTTGGTAGCAAAAGGCTTAGCAATAAAAGAG ataAATCCAGATGGACACTG TTTGTACAATGCAATAGCTGACCAGTTGTCCAGACAGAAGCAACAG ATGGAGATGAAAACATTAAGGAGACTTGCGGCAGAATTTATGCAGAGCCATGAAGAggattttcttcctttcttgaCTGATGCAAAAACTGGTGATTCCTTCACATTAG ACCAATATGCCCAATACTGTGAAGAGATTATGAGCACAGCTGCTTGGGGAGGACACCTGGAG ATCCAGGCCTTATCTCAAGCACTGAAGATACCAATCGACGTTTATCAAGCAAATACGCCGATGATAAGAACAGGAGAGGAATACGACTGTCAACCTATTTTATTATC GTATCATCATCATGCGTATAGCCTTGGTGAACATTATAATTCGGTGATTCCTTCGGAAGAAAGCTTGGAAAGGTAG